TCGTCCTTTAGAATCGAAGCCACTTCAGGAACGGCCGTAGTTATGGGTTGAAGCGTTCGGAGCCTCTCAATTCTAAAGTCTGGAGGAATTAAACTATCGTCACGGGAAAGCATCACTCGCAATCCCATTCGATTTTCAAGCTCGAGTAAATTCGCACGTTTTTGGTTCAAGACATAAAGGGCAATTGCAGTTGGAACAAAAACATTCACTTCTTGAGAACGTTTTGAAGTGGCCTCTTCCTCAAGGCTGCGCAAAAGATGAAGGGCTGAGGATTCCACAGAGCGCACCATTCCGGTTCCGCGACAATGATAACAGGGTGTACTCGTTGATTCCAAAATATTGGGACGCAGGCGCTGACGCGAGAGCTCCAAAAGTCCAAAAGGACTAATCCGACCCACTTGAACACGGGCTCGATCAAAACGCATCGCGTCTTTGAGTTTGCGCTCAACTGCCTCATTATTACGGTTTTCGTCCATATCAATAAAGTCAATGATGACAAGGCCGGCCAAATCCCGAAGGCGCAATTGACGGGCCACTTCTTCAGCGGCTTCTAAGTTGGTTTTGTAAGCAGTTTCTTCAATGTGACGCTCACGGGTGGCTTTTCCAGAGTTCACGTCAATGGCGACAAGAGCTTCCGTTGTTCCAAAAACCAAATAACCTCCGGATTTCAAGGTGACGATGGGGTTATAAATCGCATCAATCTGGCGCTCGATTCCAAATTTTGTAAAAAGAGGCACATTGTTTTGTTCATAGTGCTGTATTTTTTTGACATGACTTGGCATCAACGCCTTCATGAGAGATTTGGCCATTTTGTGACCTTCATCACCTTCGATGATAACTTCATCGATATCCCGCGTGTATTGATCACGGAGCGCTTTTTTAATGATGTCGCCTTCTTCATGGACCAAGCACGGCGCAATGGAGCTGAGAGTTTTCTCACGAATTTCTTGCCACAATTTCACCAGATAATCGCAATCGCGTTTAATCTCAGGTTTTGTCCGCTCAATCCCTGCAGTTCTTACAATAAGAGCCATATTGGGAGCTAAATTCAGCTCTTCAATAATACTCTTTAAGCGTTTTCGATCTTTGACATTCGTGATCTTACGAGAGATTCCACCGCCACGCAATGCATTGGGCATTAAAACGCAATAACGACCGGCCAAGGAAAGATAACTCGTAAGTGCAGCACCTTTGCCGCCCCGTTCTTCTTTTACGACTTGGACCAACATAATTTGGCGACGCTTGATGACTTCTTGGATTTTATATTGGCGAAGGGGTTTTGCGCGCTTGGGTTGTGTTTCAACTTCTTCGATATCCTCACCCCCCAAAACC
This DNA window, taken from Candidatus Bealeia paramacronuclearis, encodes the following:
- a CDS encoding Rne/Rng family ribonuclease, translating into MSRKMLIDAAHKEEIRVAILEGDRLDEYDFETTTKKQLKGNIYLAKVIRIEPSLQAAFVEFGGNRHGFLPFSEIHPDYYRIPIEDRDALLEAALAPENTIEIDVEDEKEEPEISQPQPGQVEVLGGEDIEEVETQPKRAKPLRQYKIQEVIKRRQIMLVQVVKEERGGKGAALTSYLSLAGRYCVLMPNALRGGGISRKITNVKDRKRLKSIIEELNLAPNMALIVRTAGIERTKPEIKRDCDYLVKLWQEIREKTLSSIAPCLVHEEGDIIKKALRDQYTRDIDEVIIEGDEGHKMAKSLMKALMPSHVKKIQHYEQNNVPLFTKFGIERQIDAIYNPIVTLKSGGYLVFGTTEALVAIDVNSGKATRERHIEETAYKTNLEAAEEVARQLRLRDLAGLVIIDFIDMDENRNNEAVERKLKDAMRFDRARVQVGRISPFGLLELSRQRLRPNILESTSTPCYHCRGTGMVRSVESSALHLLRSLEEEATSKRSQEVNVFVPTAIALYVLNQKRANLLELENRMGLRVMLSRDDSLIPPDFRIERLRTLQPITTAVPEVASILKDEKEDEEVLAPEVFQQPSHRNPQRRPHNRPPQPRRPENQRPLPPATPSPTVAQPVESSPVVTSETSETSPFEPMTEGQRDFQRPRKSRYGRRGRKGPRRDGAVAAQGEGAPASLESTSPQNTVSAPTQDFKIRAASSDVPKPVMPSAPTKSRENAPQSPAVSSEKPKTPKAAQQAASRKGWWQRLIEGGE